A segment of the Desulfitobacterium dehalogenans ATCC 51507 genome:
CCGCCTGTGGGAGGGGAACAGGAATGGCGTGAGGAAGTGGGGGCGCTCACTGAACAGGGGATGAAGCCCAATGATGCCATGAAAATGGTTGCCCAAAAGTATGGAGTGAGCAAGAGGGAGGTTTACCAAGCAGTTCTCTCAAATAAGGATTGAGAGACCGGCATTAGGTAAAAGAACTTTAAGAAAATGTAGAAAAAGCGCATAAAAAGGAAAAGAAGGCTTTACGCCTTCTATTATGTAGAATTATAATTTCCAATGAGGTAGCTTCTATCTGTCTTAGGTGAAATTAAACGGCTTCGGGTTGGTTGCCGGATGCAGCTTCGCCCATGGCAGTGGCGCATTCACGGCAGACATTTTTCCCACGGAAAATCTGAACATCTGTGGCATTATTACAAAATACACAAGCAGGTTCGTATTTTTTGAGAATGATCTTTTCTTGGTCTACATAGATTTCCAGAGCATCCTTTTCATCGATTCCCAGGGTTCTGCGTAATTCGATAGGTAATACCACCCGACCTAGTTCGTCTACTTTTCTTACGATACCGGTTGATTTCATGACTAGTCCTCCTCTAAACTACATCTTTCGACACAATGTAACACCCTTATGATACCAATGGTACCATTTAAAGTCAATGATTTTTTGTAATAAAAATGGAATTTTTTTCAGAATATTTCTTATCCTATGGATTAGTATCTGTAGACGGCGGAGGATAAGCATGCTTTGGGGAATGCCGCCTTGAGCGATTAGATTGCTCCGCGCAGCTTATGGAGTGAACGCCAAAAGCAAAATCATGGAGAATCAGCTTTTAGTTTTTTCGGCTCAGACTCTGCACAGAAACTTTCTGCAGAGAGGTTTGCAGGGGTTCCTTCTGGATGATAATATTAATAAGCAGGACAGCTGTAAACAGAACAAACTGCGGTGGCCTGTCCTGAAAGAGAGGAAGGTTAAAATTGAAATATTACATTACAACACCGATTTTTTACCCCAATTCCAGCCCCCACATTGGGACGGCTTATACTACCGTAGCCGCTGACACCCTTGCCCGCTATCATCGGCTTAAAGGACATGATGTGTACTTTCTGACCGGTACCGATGAGAACGCCCAGAAGATTGTTCGTACGGCTGAAAGCCAGGGAATGGATCCCTTGGCTTATGTGGATGGGGTGGTGGACCGGTTTAAAGCCTTATGGGTAGAGCTGGATATCACCTATGATGACTTTATCCGGACGACCGAAGATCGTCACCATAAGGTGGTTAAAAAGATTTTTACTAAGCTTTATGAGCAAGGGGATATTTATAAATCAGAGTATGAAGGCTGGTATTGCACACCCTGTGAAACTTTCTGGACGGAAAATAAGCTCATCGACGGAAAATGCCCGAATCCTGACTGTGGACGGGATGTGGAATTGCTTAAGGAGGAAAGCTATTTTTTCAAGCTTTCTAAATATCAGGATGCTCTTTTAGGCTATATCAAGGATCATCCGGATTTTATTCAGCCTGCTTCCCGACGCAATGAGATGGTTAAGTTTATCGAGGGAGGATTGGAGGATCTGTGCGTTTCCCGTACTACCTTCCAATGGGGAATTCAGGTTCCTTTTGATCCCAAGCATGTGGTCTATGTCTGGCTGGATGCCCTCATCAACTATATTTCCGCTTTGGGGTATCCCGACGGGGAGTTGTATCAGCGTTATTGGCCGGCGGAAGTTCATCTGATGGGCAAGGATATTGTCCGCTTCCATGCTGTGATTTGGCCGATTATTTTAATGGCTTTAGGAGTCCCCCTGCCTAAAGTGGTCTATGGCCATGGTTGGTACCTCAGTAAAGAAGGGGGTAAAATCTCTAAGTCCCGGGGGAATGTTCAAGATTCTTTCGAGTTGATCCGGCGTTATGGCTCCGATGCCATTCGTTATTTCTTACTGAGGGAAATGCAGGTAGGGACCGATGGCGCATACTCGGAAGATGCTTTGGTGGAACGGTTAAACAGTGATTTAGCCAATGATTTGGGAAATTTCGTTTCCCGCAGTCTGGCGATGATCGTAAAATACCGGGGCGGTGTGATACCTAAGGCCGGCGAACCCACGGAGCTTGAAGCAGAGCTTAGGGCTTTGGGGAATGAGGTCATTGCTAAAGTGGAAGAGCGACTGGAGGCTCATGATCCGGCAGGGGCTCTGGAAAACCTTTGGCGCCTGGTCTCCCGCATGAATAAATATGTGGATGAGACCGCTCCCTGGACTCTGGCCAAGCAGGAGGATCAGCAGGCCCGTCTGGACACAGTACTCCATACCTTTGCTGAGGCGATTCGGATCCTGGGTATTCTTTGTGCACCCTTTATGCCCAAGCTTACGGCGAAGATGTTCCAGCAATGTGGAGTCGGTGAGGAAATGCTCGCTTGGGAAGATGCCAAACGGTGGGATGTTTTAGGAGAAGGGATTCAAGTGAAACGGGGAGAGGCTTTGTTCCCCCGTATTGATATGGCACAATTTAGTGTTGAAGAGGAGAAAGCACCTGTGAGCGAAGTCGAAACTCAAAAAATCGAAGAAAATAAAGTGGAATTTGAACCGATAAAAGAAGAAATCTCCATCGATGATTTTGCCAAAATTGACCTTCGGGTGGCTAAGGTTCTCCACGCTGAAAAAGTAGAAAAAACCGATAAGCTTTTAAAATTGGAAATCGAGGTAGCAGGCAAACCCCGCACCATCGTCTCGGGAATTGCTCAG
Coding sequences within it:
- a CDS encoding AbrB/MazE/SpoVT family DNA-binding domain-containing protein yields the protein MKSTGIVRKVDELGRVVLPIELRRTLGIDEKDALEIYVDQEKIILKKYEPACVFCNNATDVQIFRGKNVCRECATAMGEAASGNQPEAV
- the metG gene encoding methionine--tRNA ligase, whose translation is MKYYITTPIFYPNSSPHIGTAYTTVAADTLARYHRLKGHDVYFLTGTDENAQKIVRTAESQGMDPLAYVDGVVDRFKALWVELDITYDDFIRTTEDRHHKVVKKIFTKLYEQGDIYKSEYEGWYCTPCETFWTENKLIDGKCPNPDCGRDVELLKEESYFFKLSKYQDALLGYIKDHPDFIQPASRRNEMVKFIEGGLEDLCVSRTTFQWGIQVPFDPKHVVYVWLDALINYISALGYPDGELYQRYWPAEVHLMGKDIVRFHAVIWPIILMALGVPLPKVVYGHGWYLSKEGGKISKSRGNVQDSFELIRRYGSDAIRYFLLREMQVGTDGAYSEDALVERLNSDLANDLGNFVSRSLAMIVKYRGGVIPKAGEPTELEAELRALGNEVIAKVEERLEAHDPAGALENLWRLVSRMNKYVDETAPWTLAKQEDQQARLDTVLHTFAEAIRILGILCAPFMPKLTAKMFQQCGVGEEMLAWEDAKRWDVLGEGIQVKRGEALFPRIDMAQFSVEEEKAPVSEVETQKIEENKVEFEPIKEEISIDDFAKIDLRVAKVLHAEKVEKTDKLLKLEIEVAGKPRTIVSGIAQHYAPEDLVGKHVVIVANLKPAKLRGITSEGMILAASHEGVLEVLTLDKELPAGARVK